GGCCGGAGGGACGGATTTGTGGTTGGATTTGAAGTCGGGCAAAGTATCTGTTGACACGCTGGTCAGCATCAGCGGCATAAGTGAGTTAAAGGAAATCTCTATGTGCGATGGTAGGATACGTATCGGCGCGGCCGT
This portion of the Clostridia bacterium genome encodes:
- a CDS encoding FAD binding domain-containing protein encodes the protein MLSDYVLAKSLDEALEALRGGNARVVAGGTDLWLDLKSGKVSVDTLVSISGISELKEISMCDGRIRIGAAV